GCCTTACTGGCTTAACACGGAATTTTACGAGTATATAAATGAATATTTTCAGAAAAATCTCATCGAGTATCCACCGTAAATTGCGCCCGGTTGAGAGCCATGCCATCTGGCAGCAGCTAAACCTGGCACAGAAATTTGCTGTCAGATCTTTAGCCGAATGTGATTATGAGTTGTGTTTTATCCGAACCATTGCCGGTAACCGTCTGGTGGTCATGATTTGCGGGGAAAATTTCGCTACGATTGACAGTGAAGGTGAAATTGATATGCACCCGGATATTAAATTACGATACTCACTCTAAAGCCTGGTTTGGATTAACGGACCGCCAGCAGGATTTCAAGCCGCTTTTGCTTTAAAAGCGGCTTTTAAACATCTGTTGATTCCTCTCTTCTATTGCCTGCGCCACGGCCATCCCATCAAGCAAAACCCTATGAAATGCACCATACTAATAGGGAACCAGACCGGAAGGAAAATTTTCAGATCGGGCATTAAGGGGCTTGTTATGATCCATGAACTGAAACGTGCGAATCAGGAGTGTCCGCATTGCGGTCATTATCAACAGCTGGCGCTGGGGTTGGAAACCGCGGATGCCAGCAATTATCTGGAGTGCCCGGTTTGCTGCCGTAATATTCACTCGCCGATGGAAATCAATGAATATTTGCAGCAGGTACAGATGTTTTTCGACGATGAGTCCGGGCAGGTGCTTTAACCCGGGGCATGTGCCGGCCTAAACTGGCTGCTGTCGCTGTTGAGCCTTTGCCGGTAAAACTCTGCCAATTGCTGCCGGGCCTGTTCCAGGGACACCGGGATAAAACGTAGCGATTCTCCCGGGCGCTTCTGGCTTAACCTGAACAGGTCGGTTTGCATCACGGCGCCAATCACGGGATAACCTCCTATGGTTTGCCGCTCTTTCATCAGTACTATCGGCCGCCGGAAATCCGGGAGCTGGATACTGCCAAAGGCGACCGCCCGTGACAGGCCGGTGGGTAAAGTGATGTCAGGGGAGCCGCCCGGGTTTTCCTGTGGCAGGGCGGCATGTTTTGAGGTCAGCCTGTAGCCCATGCGGTTACTGTCCCTGTCTATGGTATATTCAGCGTCGAGAAAGCGCTGTTGAAGCTTGCTATCCAGGGAAAACCATAACTTATGCGGGATAAACCTTGCCGTTAATACTCCGTCCGGATAAAAGTTAGCATAAGCCTTTTTTCTTTGCTGCTGTTTTGGCGCTTGCCCGGCACCCGGGTTAAAACAAAACGGTGTCAGGGGAATATCACAGCCTGCGCTAATTTCTTTTTGTGCAGCAGCCAGGTTGCGCTCATTCAGGGTTTGTGCCCGGCTGCCAAGCCATAAAGGAGCATCAATACCGCCGTAGACCGCCAGGTAGTTGTGCAAACCGGATGTCGGCAGGGAAAAAGCTAAGGTATCGCCGGCTGCCAGCTGCAGAACCTGCCAGTTGGACACCGGCTGTTCATTCAGGTAAATCCGGCAATCGGCGCCCGTAACGGCAAGCGTGCAGTGGCATTCTGCCCTTAATACCAGCTGGCCTAAAGTGATTTCCAGTGCCGCGGCATTGGCTTCATTGCCCAATAGCTGGTTTGCCGTCAAATAGGCGTGTTCATCGGCGGCACCACCGCCGCTAAAACCCAGGTGCTGGCTGCCGGGACGGCCGAGATCCTGTATCGAACATAAGCCCCCGGATTTGAGAATTGTGAGGGTATTTTGCCGGCCGGTTTCGCCCGGCACCGGGATAAAAGTCTGCATTATTTTCCCTCCGGCACCAGATCCCCCGACATGGCTGTAAAGGTGTCGGCGTTTATGGCTTTAAAGCGGACCAGCTGACCCGGGGTGATCAGCGGCTGAAATTCCTGTGCCGTAACTGTATACATGGCGGCAGGGGTTTGTCCCAGGATATGCCAGCCCCCCGGACTGGCATTGGGATAGACAGCGGTCTGCCGGCCTGCGATGGCGACAGCCCCTTTGGGTACACTTGCCCTGGGAACGGCCCTGCGCGGCAGCTGCAGCCGGGAGGGCAAAGAGCCCAGGTAGCAAAATCCCGGGGTAAAGCCCAGGGCATAGGCACGGTAAACCGGCTCCTGGTGCAGTGCTATCACCTGCTCCGGGCTCAGAGAAGTTTGCTTTGCCACATGGGGGAGATCCCAGCCCGCCTGTCCGCCATAATAGACAGGAATTTCCAGTATTGTGCCTTCAGTCCCGCCCATCCCGGTTTCCCGGGTTTGTTTTGTCACTTGTCTCAGTTGTTCTGTGAATTTTTCCAGAGAAATAAGCTGAAAATGGTAATACACCATTAAGCTGTTATAGCTGGCGACCGTATCAATCACCAGGCCGGCGAATTGCCGGTGGATGGCATCCCGGCATGCGATGATATGCCTGTGCTGCTTCGGGCATATTTTTTCCTGCCAGGTCAGTAGCAGGGCATTTTCGCTGACGGCTTCCAG
This genomic window from Thalassomonas viridans contains:
- a CDS encoding CPXCG motif-containing cysteine-rich protein, which translates into the protein MIHELKRANQECPHCGHYQQLALGLETADASNYLECPVCCRNIHSPMEINEYLQQVQMFFDDESGQVL
- a CDS encoding biotin-dependent carboxyltransferase family protein, translated to MQTFIPVPGETGRQNTLTILKSGGLCSIQDLGRPGSQHLGFSGGGAADEHAYLTANQLLGNEANAAALEITLGQLVLRAECHCTLAVTGADCRIYLNEQPVSNWQVLQLAAGDTLAFSLPTSGLHNYLAVYGGIDAPLWLGSRAQTLNERNLAAAQKEISAGCDIPLTPFCFNPGAGQAPKQQQRKKAYANFYPDGVLTARFIPHKLWFSLDSKLQQRFLDAEYTIDRDSNRMGYRLTSKHAALPQENPGGSPDITLPTGLSRAVAFGSIQLPDFRRPIVLMKERQTIGGYPVIGAVMQTDLFRLSQKRPGESLRFIPVSLEQARQQLAEFYRQRLNSDSSQFRPAHAPG
- the pxpB gene encoding 5-oxoprolinase subunit PxpB, translating into MTQTDLKQEVSLEAVSENALLLTWQEKICPKQHRHIIACRDAIHRQFAGLVIDTVASYNSLMVYYHFQLISLEKFTEQLRQVTKQTRETGMGGTEGTILEIPVYYGGQAGWDLPHVAKQTSLSPEQVIALHQEPVYRAYALGFTPGFCYLGSLPSRLQLPRRAVPRASVPKGAVAIAGRQTAVYPNASPGGWHILGQTPAAMYTVTAQEFQPLITPGQLVRFKAINADTFTAMSGDLVPEGK